Below is a window of Streptomyces sp. ITFR-16 DNA.
CGGCTGAAGCGGCGCGGGCTGCTCGTCGCGGCCCGCACGAGGGACGGGGCGGCCGGATACGCGCTCTCGGCCGACGCCCGCCAGCTGCTCGACGACGGCGACCTGCGGATCTACCGGCACCCGGCGCCCCGGCTGGGCGAGGGCTGGGTGCTGGCCGTCTTCTCCGTCCCCGAGGCCGAGCGCCACAAGCGCCATCTGCTGCGCTCGCGGCTGTCCCGGCTGGGGTTCGGCACGGCCGCGCCCGGCGTCTGGATCGCCCCGGCGGGGCTGTACGAGGAGACCCGGCACACTCTGGAGCAGCTGGAACTCGCCCCCTACGTCGATCTGTTCCGGGGTGAGCACCTGGGCTTCGCGGCCACCGGGGAGTCGGTGGCCCGCTGGTGGGACCTGGCGGCGCTGGCCCGGCTCCACCACGACTTCCTCGGCACGAACGAACCGGTGCTGCGGAGCTGGGAGTCGGCTGCGGACGCGGCCCCCGATCCGGAGCGGGCCTACCGGGACTATCTGCTGGCCCTGGACTCCTGGCGCCAGCTGCCGTACGCGGACCCGGGGCTGCCCCGGGAGCTGCTGCCCGAGGACTGGCCCGGCGCCAGGTCGGCGGAGGTGTTCGGGCTGCTGCACGAGCGGCTGCGGGACGCCGGAGCGGCGTTCGTGCG
It encodes the following:
- a CDS encoding PaaX family transcriptional regulator C-terminal domain-containing protein → MAEPHTPRSLIVTLYGAYGRAPGDAPMPVAELIRLLGAVGVDAPAVRSSVSRLKRRGLLVAARTRDGAAGYALSADARQLLDDGDLRIYRHPAPRLGEGWVLAVFSVPEAERHKRHLLRSRLSRLGFGTAAPGVWIAPAGLYEETRHTLEQLELAPYVDLFRGEHLGFAATGESVARWWDLAALARLHHDFLGTNEPVLRSWESAADAAPDPERAYRDYLLALDSWRQLPYADPGLPRELLPEDWPGARSAEVFGLLHERLRDAGAAFVRGR